A single genomic interval of Candidatus Sulfotelmatobacter sp. harbors:
- a CDS encoding flagellar FlbD family protein, whose protein sequence is MIQLTRLNNKPLIVNSDLIKFVEQSPDTVVTLITGEKIVVLEKIDELLTRIIAFRRSVLQGLSLHWDSASSHALISRSPAPGSPEPEK, encoded by the coding sequence ATGATTCAGCTCACACGCCTCAACAACAAACCCCTCATCGTGAATTCCGACCTGATCAAGTTCGTGGAGCAGTCTCCCGACACGGTTGTCACTTTGATCACCGGGGAAAAAATCGTCGTGCTCGAAAAAATCGACGAACTCCTAACCCGCATCATCGCCTTTCGGCGCTCGGTTTTGCAGGGCCTCTCACTCCACTGGGATTCCGCTTCTTCGCACGCGCTGATTTCCAGATCCCCCGCGCCGGGCAGCCCTGAGCCGGAGAAGTAA